In Candidatus Vicinibacter proximus, the following are encoded in one genomic region:
- the purB gene encoding adenylosuccinate lyase, translated as MLTNISSIDGRYFEKTRSLEPFFSEHALFKYRVKVEILYFIQLIKTGVLNINLDKVLEQKLNFVYQNYTVEDSKKIKEFEKTTKHDIKAVEYFVKEKLQVLGLDKFVEFVHFGLTSQDINNTAFPLLLKDASEAVVIPFVESLINDLIKLIEQIGHLPMLARTHGQPASPTTLGKEISVFVERLEAQLKGFKKLNFSGKFGGATGNLNAHKVAFPNINWPEWCNVFLNEKLGILRQQTTTQIAHYDEIAEWCHVLIRINTVLLDFCKDIWTYISMDYFKQKIIKGEIGSSAMPHKVNPIDFENAEGNLSFANAMLSFLAEKLPISRLQRDLTDSTVLRNVGTPVGHMLISFQSIAQGLSKLEVNRTKVLEELNSHWIVLAEAIQTVLRREGYDQPYEKLKELTRGKTSISQEDLIIFIDNLDVKDSLKLELKSITPTSYIGYAQ; from the coding sequence TTGCTCACCAACATTTCATCCATCGACGGAAGGTATTTTGAAAAAACAAGAAGTCTTGAGCCCTTTTTTTCAGAACATGCATTATTTAAGTATAGAGTTAAGGTAGAGATTCTCTATTTTATTCAACTGATAAAAACCGGTGTTCTAAATATTAACTTAGATAAAGTTTTAGAACAAAAGTTAAACTTTGTATATCAAAATTACACCGTTGAGGATTCTAAAAAAATTAAAGAATTTGAAAAAACGACGAAGCATGATATAAAAGCTGTTGAATATTTTGTGAAAGAAAAACTACAGGTACTCGGACTTGATAAGTTTGTTGAGTTTGTACATTTTGGCTTAACTTCTCAGGATATCAACAACACAGCTTTTCCTTTACTGTTAAAAGATGCAAGCGAAGCTGTTGTTATTCCATTTGTTGAATCTTTAATAAATGACTTAATTAAACTTATTGAACAAATCGGGCACTTACCAATGCTTGCCAGAACACATGGACAACCTGCTAGTCCAACAACATTAGGGAAGGAAATCAGCGTATTTGTAGAAAGGTTGGAAGCGCAATTAAAAGGGTTTAAAAAATTAAATTTCAGTGGAAAATTTGGTGGCGCAACCGGCAATCTCAATGCACATAAAGTTGCTTTTCCAAATATAAACTGGCCTGAATGGTGTAATGTTTTTCTAAATGAAAAATTGGGAATTTTAAGACAACAAACTACTACCCAAATAGCACATTATGATGAGATAGCAGAATGGTGCCATGTATTGATCCGAATAAATACAGTGTTGTTGGATTTTTGTAAAGACATTTGGACTTACATTTCAATGGATTATTTCAAACAAAAAATTATAAAAGGAGAAATTGGTTCATCTGCAATGCCTCACAAAGTTAATCCTATTGATTTTGAAAATGCGGAAGGGAATCTTTCTTTTGCAAATGCTATGTTGAGTTTTTTAGCAGAAAAGTTGCCAATATCCAGATTGCAAAGAGATTTAACGGATAGCACAGTATTGAGAAATGTGGGCACTCCTGTCGGCCATATGTTAATTTCATTCCAGTCCATTGCCCAAGGATTAAGCAAATTAGAGGTAAATCGCACAAAAGTTCTTGAAGAATTAAATTCTCATTGGATAGTTCTTGCTGAAGCAATTCAGACTGTATTGAGACGCGAAGGTTATGATCAACCTTATGAAAAATTAAAAGAGCTTACAAGAGGAAAAACATCCATAAGCCAGGAAGACTTAATTATTTTTATTGATAATCTGGATGTAAAGGATAGTTTAAAATTGGAATTAAAATCCATTACCCCGACCAGTTACATCGGTTATGCACAGTGA
- a CDS encoding TIGR02206 family membrane protein has translation MHEHFLVPMFSFIWWFGIIGAFAFYFSLAKLGLYFRKKGTERLYKNVLFGVFAIREVLIHGYYIYTGVFSLKDSLPLHLCNISYIMSLICLFKFVPILYEFVLLLGMVGASMSFITPEMTHGYHPFLAFDYYLSHGLIIFMPMYYFFVDKIRPREGSWLKVFILGNIILGTVGLINYYLGSNYIFLCDPPKVDNPLVTGGFPYHIYGFEIIGSIFIGSLYYLFSRLKFNLLINK, from the coding sequence ATGCATGAGCATTTTCTTGTACCAATGTTTTCTTTTATCTGGTGGTTTGGAATAATTGGAGCATTTGCTTTTTATTTTAGCCTGGCTAAACTAGGGCTTTATTTTCGCAAGAAGGGAACAGAAAGATTATATAAAAATGTATTATTTGGCGTATTTGCTATCAGGGAGGTTTTAATTCATGGATATTATATTTATACTGGTGTTTTTAGTTTAAAAGATTCGCTACCCTTACACTTGTGTAATATATCCTACATCATGTCCTTAATTTGTTTATTTAAATTTGTTCCAATCTTGTACGAATTTGTACTTCTATTAGGTATGGTTGGTGCTTCCATGAGTTTTATTACCCCGGAAATGACCCATGGTTATCATCCCTTTTTAGCCTTTGATTACTATCTAAGCCATGGACTAATCATCTTTATGCCAATGTATTATTTTTTTGTGGACAAAATACGTCCTAGAGAAGGATCCTGGCTTAAGGTATTCATTTTGGGAAATATAATTCTGGGAACTGTAGGACTTATAAATTACTACCTTGGTTCTAACTATATATTTTTATGTGATCCACCCAAGGTTGACAACCCTTTAGTTACTGGTGGGTTTCCATATCATATTTATGGATTTGAGATTATTGGATCAATTTTTATAGGGAGTTTATACTATTTATTCAGTAGACTCAAATTCAATTTGCTAATAAATAAATAA
- the mnmD gene encoding tRNA (5-methylaminomethyl-2-thiouridine)(34)-methyltransferase MnmD produces the protein MDKPVIFNSADGSDSLIHPFWNSSYHSKYGAISESLKVYIEYGLMYKSNNQKNLKIFELGFGTGLNVYLSLLFANQFNLSVNFHSIENMPLLEETWGMLNYPQVPTPFGSSIEYFKAIHQTPWDIESVISENFKLTKFYMNWDRYVSDAAFDIIYFDAFGPEVQPSLWSFESMEKLYKILNSGGVLLTFCAKGQFKRNLKSIGFTVESLPGPAGKREVTRAIKL, from the coding sequence ATGGATAAACCTGTCATTTTTAATTCAGCAGATGGTTCAGATAGTTTGATCCATCCTTTTTGGAACTCCAGTTATCATTCGAAATACGGGGCCATTTCCGAAAGCCTTAAAGTCTATATTGAATATGGGCTTATGTACAAAAGCAATAATCAAAAGAACTTGAAAATCTTTGAATTAGGCTTTGGAACAGGGCTTAATGTCTATTTATCTCTTTTATTTGCCAACCAATTTAATTTATCGGTTAATTTTCATTCAATCGAGAATATGCCACTCTTAGAAGAAACTTGGGGTATGCTTAATTATCCACAAGTTCCAACTCCATTTGGTTCATCTATTGAGTATTTTAAAGCGATTCACCAAACTCCCTGGGATATTGAAAGCGTAATTTCGGAAAATTTTAAGCTCACTAAATTCTATATGAACTGGGATCGCTATGTCTCAGATGCCGCATTCGATATAATTTACTTTGATGCATTTGGCCCTGAAGTTCAGCCCTCCTTATGGTCTTTTGAAAGTATGGAAAAACTATACAAAATATTGAATTCAGGTGGGGTATTACTTACTTTTTGCGCAAAGGGGCAATTCAAAAGAAATTTGAAATCTATAGGATTTACGGTTGAGTCCCTTCCGGGCCCTGCTGGAAAAAGAGAGGTGACACGGGCTATAAAATTGTAA